A single Macaca mulatta isolate MMU2019108-1 chromosome 15, T2T-MMU8v2.0, whole genome shotgun sequence DNA region contains:
- the LOC144334618 gene encoding uncharacterized protein LOC144334618 has translation MGARVSPSPAVTGCGSFLRNRAASATGTAGGAPTGPWPALAPAHAWPLRRESRRPWPPPRAPYTTGSDKCCVSGQLSPSRRRGWPRTGPTAKGLAATQGERPAAFGLELCH, from the exons ATGGGAGCGCGGGTCTCCCCATCCCCAGCGGTGACGGGCTGCGGCTCTTTCCTGAGGAACAGGGCGGCATCCGCAACGGGAACCGCTGGAGGCGCCCCCACGGGACCCTGGCCCGCCCTCGCCCCCGCGCATGCCTGGCCGCTGAGGCGTGAGAGCCGCCGCCCGTGGCCCCCCCCCCGTGCGCCTTACACAACCGGCTCAGATAAGTGCTGCGTCTCTGGGCAATTATCGCCTTCCCGCCGCCGGGGCTGGCCGCGCACAGGGCCCACGGCCAAGGGACTCGCAGCCACCCAAGGAGAGCG ACCTGCAGCCTTCGGACTGGAACTATGCCATTGA